The genomic segment TCGAGTCGAGAAATATATcacttttataaaaaaaaaatcatttctgtTTCAAATATGGAAAGAATCGACATGTTTTGTGCAAGAACGTATTTGTAGTATGCACAAAGATGACATTTATCAGAAAGTTTTTTTGCCCAAAAATTACTTTAGCATTTTCATATTCtacattttaattattgattCAAGGTTAAAACATCTTGTCTCAGTGGCCATAATTTTTTGTCTCCTTAGATCATTGtgctaaaaataattttgagatcatcttttttaaaacaaaaatttgtttgTGTAGATGTTGAACTCAAATATTTGTAAGAATATTCTTTTTACATTAATGATTCCAATGTAATTTTATTATCTAATCTAAATACCATGTAtttctttttatatatataatatatatatatatatatatttatcgaaataaattttttaccgATCACATTAAAAGTTTCTGGTTACATCACTGTTAATGAGTATAAATATGTGAGACCGTTTTACAAAATACTTACTAAAAAACACAGATAACTGAGCGTCTTCGTATAACATTAAGATTGAACCACCATATATACATTGATGTTGAGTAAAACACAATTCAAATTATATGGTTAATAATTGTCATCTTTTATACTCTTTCAAGAAATATCAAGCGTCAAGTTTATAAACTCGCATGTTAATAAAGAAAATTATcgatttattttgatttatttagGCGTCGTATATGATATTTTAGTCAATAGATTTCGCCGTAACTTCTACAACATAACATCACGTATTTTGATCGTTCTATAAACCTAAACTATATTATCGAAAATAATTCTTGAAATTATTCCAAATCGGTCCCGACTTATTTCTGTATTATGATTGcttgaattttattgaagagtGAAACAAAATTGAGGATAACACCAAATGGTTGTGTTCAAATCAAATATCAGATGAAATCTTTCATTTGTtctttccttgaaaatcaatggCACCGGCTACGCATCTCATCCACGCACAGATTTTTGTACATACATAGCTATACGAACATATACATACAATATACGTATAAAAGGTCAAACACTGTACATGTTTTTGGGTTCCCTTTATCTATCGCTGTTTCTTGCTTTCTCCTCACTTGCTCTCCTCCATTTTCCTCCGACTCTCTTTTCTGTCACAGCATTTCTCTCACCAATTCACCAAAAAGATTGAACTAGAACCCACCTTTTCTTCCCTTTTGCCCCACTTCCCGCTTTCGAATTCGTTCCAAAAGTGGAAAGATTTCTCATTTCCCGTGCAGATTTCTGTTTTTCAGACACTGTAATGGAGAAGAACAGGCCCCTTATCCTCAATGAGCTGAACTGCAGCTTCTTCAGTCCGAGCTGGGAGGTTTCTTTGGATCAAAATGACCCCTTTGAATCGGCATTGAGTTCTATGGTTTCTTCCCCGACTGCGTCTTCGGGGAATTATAAGAACGGAGACAACACGGTGTTGAAGGAGCTCATTGGCAAACTTGGGACCATTTGTAATTCAGGGGAGGTTTCTCCTCAAAAGACTTTCAAGTTTAACGACAGTGCCAACACTTCTTGTTACAGTACTCCGCTGAGTTCCCCGCCGAAGCCCAACCTTTTGATGATGGAAAATCATCAATTTCGAGGGAATCCGCATATCCCTGGGAGCCATTTTCCTCCTCTTCCGAAATTAGTCCCACTTTCATCTGATCCTGGTTTTGTGGACATGGCTGCAAGATTTTCTTGTTTTGGGAACATGGGGTTCAATGAAATGGGTTCCAAGTTGGACTCGGACAAGCTTTCCAGGGTTTCAAGCAGCCATTCTCTCAAATTTCCGGGATCCCATTTGATGGGAGCTCAAGAAAACAGGGATTCAGCATTACGAGTTTCGGCTTGTGGGAAGAAACCTGTTAGGGTTCCGGCGAATGAAAACGGGGAAATTGGGGATTCCAGGGAGAATTCTTCGGTTTCTGAACAGATCCCTTGTGGGGAAACTGGTTTGGTTGCTCAGAATGATGCCAATTCAAGGAAGAGGAAATCAGTTCAGAGGGGGAAAGCTAAAGAAACACCTTCATCCACTCTTACTAAAGATGCCAATGTGAGCTTATTTCTTTTTAAGATTCTTGAATTTTTGAACCCCTTGGTCTGGAAAATTTGATTTGTGGCCTTCTTGATGAGTAAATTAGTATTTGAATTGAACAATTATATATTTGATTGAGGTTGACTGACTGGGGCTTGTTTCTGTAGGTTGTTAAATCAGAAAACAGTGGTTCAAATACAAAAAGAACCAAATCTGAAGATGGTAATCCGAATCAAAAGCAGTCGAATGATAGTAATTCTAAGCCTTTGGAGGCTCCAAAGGACTATATTCATGTGAGGGCTAGAAGAGGGCAGGCTACAGATGCTCACAGTCTTGCTGAAAGAgtatgaaatcaagaaaatgttCTACAATTAGTTCTTCCATTTCATTTTTGTATATGCATAACAATGCTTACTGATTTTCTTCTGTCGTTTTTCGTATAGGTTCGAAGAGAAAAGATCAGTGAAAGAATGAAATTCTTACAAGATCTTGTGCCAGGTTGCAATAAGGTGACTGGAAAAGCTGTGATGCTAGATGAGATTATCAATTATGTGCAATCTTTACAGAGGCAAGTTGAGGTAAATCAAGAATCTCCAAAAAGTGTGTTTCTATAGTAATCTTGACATGTTACTAATGCTTTTTCACTTGTGATTTTGTAGTTTCTTTCGATGAAATTGTCTGTTGTCAATCCAAGAATGGACATCAACATGGAAGCTCTCATATCCAAGGATGTAAGAAACATTTCACCCCCAAAAAGATTTTCGAAACTccgaaaattttctctttaatttTATTCTAATAATCTGTACAAATTACCAATTTTCAGATGTTTCCATCTCGCGGATCTTTGCCTCAGGACGTTTATTCAACACACGGCTATGCTTTTCAATCTGACGCACCTTTCCAGGCGAACAATTTCAATCTGGCATTAGGCCGAAACCAAACCGGTCAATTGCCTTCTATAGAAAGTTTTAGCCAAGTTTCCTCTCAAGTAAAACACCAATCCCTGATAAGAACTGtataaaaacacacacacacacacacacacacatgataGTTTTGATGGTAAATTtcttattatgaatgatatctGACTATGCGGATCAATTTGGTTAGATTTCGACGTTCTGGGAGGACGACCTCCACAGCATTGTGCAGATGGGATTTGGCCAAAATCAAGAACCAACTCAAACATTTCACGGTGAGTGATCTTTTTGAAGAGAGAGCGTTCGAATTGCACAGGTTGTTAACTAACTAATGTGAAGCCAGAAATGTGATATCTTGTTCTCGATCCTTGATGCAGCAGGGGCTCTCCCCACGACGACTCACATGAAAGTCGAGCCGTGATCAGTACATAATCACCGGCATTGTTAACTGTAATCCGTTCGAGCCCCCGAGAGAGAGAGTGGCTTCTGTATATATCGAGGAAATGTAGTTCAAGAGAATCCGGTGGCGAATTCTTGAGGAGAAGGGATCCCTTTTCTCGTGGATTCTTGATGTCTGTTTTCTTGATCAATTCTGGAGATGATTTGATTCTCTGGagttcatttttatttatttttacaaattccATTGCTGTGAAATCAAGAACTAATTGTGTATTAAATGGTGAAAACACATGGAAAGTCAGATGTAGCATGTTCTTGTAGCAAAGTCAGAAACTGTGTTCGAGTTACATTTTTTTCCTCCAATGTTTCTTAAACATTTATTACAATTATTAATAAAGAATTggaagtttaattaattaatttatttatttcatttattattcatttatttatttatgtatttatttctttatactTCCACTTTTTTGCATGATCAATGAACCAGTTATTTATttctataaaataaaaaattatttgttaTTTTATCTCAATTTTGTATGGTTGGAAAAGGAAGTGGGGAtgaaaaaaatcatcaataaagatTTCTAATATTAATATACATTCCTCAACAACTTGTATATCAtcttcaaaaaataataattaaataatgataCAAGTATACAACGCGTGCATAACATCATAGATCAGTCGTTCTCTATTTTGGTTCATAACACAATATCATAGGCTAAATAACTTTttagttattattattacttttcaaatttattagtCATATATCTTTTATTTATCATAGAGATGTCCAATATTAATATGCAAACATAAcccatattttatatttatgtattttttttatgttgtgTAGACCTCAAATGTCATAAGAATTTGATCATGGGaccttataataataataatattattaataagaATGGGTAtaatgtgagatcgtctcacggatcataatctgtgagacagctcaaccttactcatattcacaataaaaagtaatactattagcataaaaaataatagtttttcatgagtgatccaaataagagatccgtctcacaaatacgacccgtgagaccgtttcacataaatttttgtctaataataataataataataatgtgacCTTGTAGAGAATTAGATTCTTACATGTAAACAGCTGTTTGTAGGGACAGATTTTACCTTAATTAGTTGATAGATTGAATTCTTATGCAACATATTGAGCTGTTATCCAAATTGGCTCAATCTGTCAATTTCTTTGAAACTGCTCTCCAACAGTAATCAGAGCTGTAGAGAAAGACTTTTTTGTCTCCCTCCTTTTTGAATTattactatttttttaaaatattttaattttatatgtgAGCCATTGTACCACTTATAAAATATTCTAAAACACGGATTTGGATCATCTCTTATGCTGGAAATACAACATATGATGTTATATACtttttacacgagatgatcAGCTGATCATTACGTTTTGTCtgacatttttttaaatttatctgaCATTGTGTGAGGTCCATCAGATTATCTTTTTATATACAAATGCATCAACCCCAgtttcttcaacatttttcattgaTGCTTGCTTGTTCAAAGTAGTGCACGGAACAGCTTACTAAATTGGATATaagcaataaaaaataaattaaatatcagTGGGGGCCTAAACATTGACTCAGGCACTTTATTTCTCCCTTTTGTTAATCacaattgaaaaaataattacGTTTTTTTTAATTGCATTCAATATTGTACTTGTATTCGCCAGTTGGAACAATTAATCCATCATGATTGAGAgagaatattatatatatatatatatatatatatatatatatatatatattaaaatataaattaattaaaatttatgtaCAAGCAATATTGAAATAAGAATTTGAAATTGTATGAAAATTTTGTTCGATAAAAACTTTTGCTAAAAACgtgaatatataatttgataatgGTGAGCGTATGATCCAAACTTTATATATCATAGCTATGTAATGTGTTCAAGTCTATGAGTTAAACGAGTTTAGATGAGAAAAGTGTTAAGATGAGTAATATCATCTGAAGCTCTCCTAGTAGATTACGTCAAGTTGTTGATGATGCAATGTGTTCTGGTTGGTTGTATAAGTTGTAAAGAGTGGAGACAACATATCATAATGGAAAAGTCTGATCTCAGGTGAAAACATCAGCGCTAGTAAGAAAAGATAAGACTGACATCTTGTTAACATGTACGACACATCGTTTAGTATGAGTTCTGTGTAGTTATGCAAAATATAATTGATACCCCCGGAAGAGTCCTATGATACTTTTTTAGTTAGGGATAGTAATGGAGATACTCATTTGCTTCTCTTCGATGGAAGTTTGAATCTCCTTTGATAGAATTATTGCGCGGaaggtcatccatgacccgagATAGTAAATGGGTAGCCCGAATCACGATAAGTTTGCAGAAGGAGATTGTAAGTAGCCGTGCAGGTGAATGCCTGAGACATCATCACTCCGGGCTACCAGAATCCCAGGCTCTCAGACAAGCTCTCGGGTGATGGTTTTCTACCCGAGCTACCTCGAAAGTAGCACCACACTCGAGTTAAGAAGTATGAGTACCTTATATTTGGTAGCATTACCGTCAGAATCACAGAAGTTTGGCGTGTTTGAAAAGTTGTCAGAAAGTAATGTATGAGCAACCATCTTGCTTTAATTAGTAAGTGAGCACGGAAATAAGGTAATCGTGGATTTccttcctataaatagcaggtttGCTTTGCATTCAAGGGGGGATTATTCGCATATTCACACATTCACATCACATACACACATACACACGCATATACACCAATTTTCTTCATATACTAACTTAAGTATCGGAGTGGCCACACTGGTCACCCCTCCAGCGCCCATTCACGTGCCCGTCTTCTTGTTTGCAGGACAGTTGCAGCAATATCACCAAGATATATTCTCATATCAGGATATATTTTTCTTACTCATTTTTCCCTCAACAAAATTCTTATCAGATTCGGTGGATTGCCTTGTCCCAGCTCGCCCAATTCACCCGGAACACATTATTGGCACCGTCTGTGAGAAATTGAACTCTAGACGTAGATATGACTTCCACTAGAAGaacaaatcaagaaaattcttGGGGTTCCTGGAGATAATCCACTTCTTTTTGGTCAAGGTTGTCCTCCATTCACGAGACCTCAGCCTACTATCACTTTTTCACCTGAAGAGTTGGCTAAGATTATATCTGATGCTGTCGAGAAGGCCATAGCAAAAAATGATCCTTCTCATCACTCTATCCGGCCAGAGCATGAGCATGAGCGAGACCAAAGGGGGAGAGAAGAGGAAGTAAGAGCGGAGGAAAAAAAGTCCAGTGCTGGTTCCAAATCCCCTACTGTAGCTGAAGAGTTGGAGGAGTTAAGGAGGAAAATGAAGATTTTAAAGGGGTCGAGTTGAAGGTCGGAATAGTAATCGGGCAGTCACTAGAGGATGTCCTTTTTCGGATGTCATCATCCGGTAACCTCTGCCCGGGCACTTCAAGTCCGCAAAGATAAAGGACTGTGATGTGAGTGCCGACCCCAAAGAACATCTCGCCAGATTCGAAAATATGACTATGTTACACTGCTATGGGGATCAGATTAAGTGTAAAGTCTACTTAATTAATTTGGTTGACTAAGCTCATAGGTGATTTGAGGGATTGTCCCCTCAAAGTATCAAGTCTTTTGAATATTTCCAAAAAGTGTTCTTTCATCATTTCAGTAGcagcaaaaaataaaaaagaaccaTTTTCAGTTTGTTTGAACTAAAGCAGAGCCCAGAAGAAAGTCTAATGGCATACGTCCGAAGATTCAATTGAGTCGCTTTGGATGTTCCCTCTTGTGCCTCTGCATTTACCTAGGGTTTACGGGAGAGAGATTTTTTCCGGTCGTTAACCAAGAAAGCGCTCAGGGATTTTAAGGATCTTTTGGCCCGGATAGAAAAGTACATTAACATGAAGAAAGCAcagaagagagagagagagagagagagagagagagagagagagagagagagggatTTTAAGGATCTTTTGGCCCGGATAGAAAAGTACATTAACATGAAGAAAGCACATAAGCAGAAGCGAGATGCtttagagagagagagagagagagagagaggtgaTCGGGTGGCCAGACCCGAGGAGAGATTTCAGAAGAGGGTTATATCCGGGCTTTTTTCTCATCATGTGCCTTTGAAAATTGCCCAGGATAGAGAAGTTCAAGAATGCAGCTTGGAAAGATCACGGGACTTGTACCCCAATCCCCAGTCTGTTAAATCCGAAAAGAAGTGATTTTGCACCCTTCATAAAGTGTGTTCTCAtaacacaagtaaatgtcaGGCGTTGAAAAAAGACTACATCCATCCTGCTGCCTCGGATACAATCCATCAAACAGAAGACGAGATTGTCATCCTGGATAGCTCAGCGTCCATGACCCAATGCTCGGGAAGATTCGCGAGGTGCCCCGAGCAGAAGAAGAAATCAGGGACCAGAAAGAAGTGGATTATCTCCTCTGACATTGTAAAATATTATGGGATgttaataataatcagaaacCATGAAGATTCGCGAGGTGTCCAGTGCTCTGCTAATAATTATAACTTTTGACTTAATGACAAGTGCTTAATTCTAACAACTCGACTCCTCTGACCCAATAAAATATGACGAGATGTTGATATTTCGAAACATAAGAGGATTTCGTTTTCAGTAAAAACATTATGTTGTATAGTGGTTAAAATTTAActgattaaattaaataaatataaaaagtcatatttgttcaaataattatttaatcacaaaatttaagaatatataaaaattaaattctatATTTTATTGTCACACTTTAgtttatcatatatatatatagatatagatgtgtgtgtgtgtgtgtgttatttagggattatttcatcctacccctgcaggcactgcctgcaggggtacatccaagggccagaattttttctggcccaattttatttttttttaattttttttttctccatGAGGTGGAATCTCAACCACTCATATGAGGTGTGGGCACTGCCCACACACCCATAATCGAACTAACCGTTATTTAGGTGTGTGATTAATTCTCATCATAGATAGAATAAAACAAATCAATGTGATTTGAGGGCCAAATCATGTATAATCTATCATTAGAATGGTTGAACAATTTAGAATTTTAATGTAATGGCATATGCATCGTTCTAAGGTCTTAATCCATCAAAAAGCCTAAACTTATGGCAATCACAAAACATTACCTAATTATGGGATTAATCttctcttattattattattatggtgGCTAATGACCAATATTATTCTGATTAATTCTTTAATACCGAAAATCTCCATTTCAACATTTTATTTCActtaattatttgatcaaataaattgTTTTAGTTTCATTGACACAAAGGAATGCTAGAAGTAATCATTGTCTTACATGAGTTAGAAAATAATGATTCCTGTTGGGAAAAGTGCTACATTCACGAGAGCTCCCTTTTAAACACGCATGAGTCATTTCAAAATTCTCAGTGCTGATGGATCAATGAGTTATGTCCCAACGAAAACATTGCGTTATGAAAGAGGGAAAATGTAGTACCCCTTCTCCTATATGAGTTAGTAAAATAAGCATAAAATAAACTCCTATAACAACTTGAATTAATAATAGGTGAATACGAAGCAGTTGTTACAGGATTCCAAAGCAAAGTCGCGCTTGTTTTGGGTCCTATATTGTATTATGTTGGAATtacatgcataatttatttttattatgagatATTTGAGTAATATATACACGCACGTCATTTGTAAAAATACATAGGATGAAATCAGAAACATAACATTTGAAATAATCTCGTAAAAATTATGGATTTTTTCGATGATCTACATTTTGTCATAAATACGAGAATGGTCCACAATGAAATAAATGGTTAGGAGAGATTGATGtaatatgttttttattttcctTTGTGGGGTCAAATTGAAAATGATTAGAAATAGAAGGGTCCCTTAACAGGCTGTCAATGCTCTTCCTAAactatcaatctttctttcacTTTATGTCCTTTTCTTTCGACTTAGCAAGTTATTTGCTTTAACTACGGTTTGGTACAAATCTTTATTGAGGGGAGAGAGACAacgaaataataaataaataaataaataaacagctGTGTGTGAAAATAGCCAATCAAGAAAGGTTGTTTAAGCAAAAGATTCAGGGGAACTATTggaaattttgatttaaatagtCTAGCTTGAAATAAATTGAGTTTCTAATagaaaattttcaaacttttatAACATCATACTCAATTTTAATACTAACATTATACTTTAAAGAATgatatatctttcaattttttaaattttagtcatttttcataaaaaatactgataaaaattgtATTCGTGAGCGTCACATTCACGCATAGTCAACATCATATGACATATCAGCACTTCACATGAGAAAAACATCAAATTGCAAAATAGCAAACTAAAACTTCAGtttgatcatttaaatgaccaAAACcgcaaatatataaatatatcaaaccAAATTTACAATTTTTCCAACATAAACCAATGGAACTCATCAAATAATTAGTAGCATACACAAAAAAGATGTAGCATAAAAATTACAAGGAGAAGATGTTAAGTTTCAGAATGGAGATCCTAACTCAAAATGTCAAGAGTTGGTTTAAGCATCATTATTTTGTCACCTACACCAAAGTACAACGACCTCGAAATCAACCCAATTTTAacctattttgatttcaggcagccACCCACCATTATTGATGCATGTATTTGGTCAAAACTGCCCTCTTTAATTATCTAGCATCTACATATATTAAATTTGATCAATTAAGTAAATAAAATTCACCGAAAAATGGCTCATATTGGTGGAACAACATCCATCTTAGTGATTACAAATAAAACTTCAactaattaaacaacataaaatTATTAAACTTATAAAAGTATGCCTAGGGATGGATCATTAATCGAACTTGCTTGAACGCCGGTTAGACTTTCGGCGAGACTACGCTGCACCGAGAATAGATTATaagataaacataaaaatcatttgGGGAAGCTTGatctaagaaaaaaaaatcaagatccTATCCTGGATTCGAAGTACAAAAGCTTCCTCACGTTAATGTTACTTTACAGAATGATTCTTGAACCAGTGGCTGCTATTTCATTCATGTCACTTTCAC from the Primulina eburnea isolate SZY01 chromosome 3, ASM2296580v1, whole genome shotgun sequence genome contains:
- the LOC140827760 gene encoding transcription factor bHLH62-like isoform X2 — its product is MEKNRPLILNELNCSFFSPSWEVSLDQNDPFESALSSMVSSPTASSGNYKNGDNTVLKELIGKLGTICNSGEVSPQKTFKFNDSANTSCYSTPLSSPPKPNLLMMENHQFRGNPHIPGSHFPPLPKLVPLSSDPGFVDMAARFSCFGNMGFNEMGSKLDSDKLSRVSSSHSLKFPGSHLMGAQENRDSALRVSACGKKPVRVPANENGEIGDSRENSSVSEQIPCGETGLVAQNDANSRKRKSVQRGKAKETPSSTLTKDANVVKSENSGSNTKRTKSEDGNPNQKQSNDSNSKPLEAPKDYIHVRARRGQATDAHSLAERVRREKISERMKFLQDLVPGCNKVTGKAVMLDEIINYVQSLQRQVEFLSMKLSVVNPRMDINMEALISKDMFPSRGSLPQDVYSTHGYAFQSDAPFQANNFNLALGRNQTGQLPSIESFSQVSSQISTFWEDDLHSIVQMGFGQNQEPTQTFHGALPTTTHMKVEP
- the LOC140827760 gene encoding transcription factor bHLH62-like isoform X1, with protein sequence MEKNRPLILNELNCSFFSPSWEVSLDQNDPFESALSSMVSSPTASSGNYKNGDNTVLKELIGKLGTICNSGEVSPQKTFKFNDSANTSCYSTPLSSPPKPNLLMMENHQFRGNPHIPGSHFPPLPKLVPLSSDPGFVDMAARFSCFGNMGFNEMGSKLDSDKLSRVSSSHSLKFPGSHLMGAQENRDSALRVSACGKKPVRVPANENGEIGDSRENSSVSEQIPCGETGLVAQNDANSRKRKSVQRGKAKETPSSTLTKDANVVKSENSGSNTKRTKSEDGNPNQKQSNDSNSKPLEAPKDYIHVRARRGQATDAHSLAERVRREKISERMKFLQDLVPGCNKVTGKAVMLDEIINYVQSLQRQVEFLSMKLSVVNPRMDINMEALISKDMFPSRGSLPQDVYSTHGYAFQSDAPFQANNFNLALGRNQTGQLPSIESFSQVSSQISTFWEDDLHSIVQMGFGQNQEPTQTFHAGALPTTTHMKVEP